The following proteins come from a genomic window of Nostoc sp. TCL26-01:
- the ntrB gene encoding nitrate ABC transporter permease, whose protein sequence is MTIAQKRPASPKLDNSVLAKLQKQFPNVVPPAIAIIIFLVIWQLFSWTPGATLPGPVQVIQDTWTLILYPFYDKGGTDKGLFWQILASLQRVAISYTLAAIVGIALGVLIGINKTMSKALDPIFQLLRTVPPLAWVPISLAALRQNEPAALFVIFITAIWPILINTAVGVTQIPQDYNNVAKVLQLSRKEYFTNILIPAALPYIFTGLRIAIGLAWLAIIAAEIVMSGIVGIGFFIWDAYQNNNVSEVILALVYIGVVGLILDKLMAALQNLILPAEQK, encoded by the coding sequence ATGACTATAGCGCAAAAAAGACCCGCAAGCCCGAAGTTAGATAATAGTGTTTTAGCCAAATTGCAAAAGCAATTTCCCAATGTAGTACCGCCAGCGATCGCCATCATTATTTTTCTGGTAATCTGGCAATTATTCTCCTGGACTCCTGGCGCAACATTACCAGGCCCCGTACAAGTAATTCAAGATACGTGGACTTTAATTTTATATCCCTTCTATGATAAGGGTGGTACAGATAAGGGTCTGTTTTGGCAAATTTTAGCTAGTCTACAACGGGTAGCCATTAGCTATACTTTGGCAGCAATTGTGGGTATTGCTTTGGGTGTTTTGATTGGGATTAATAAAACCATGTCCAAAGCCTTAGATCCCATCTTCCAACTATTACGAACTGTACCACCTTTGGCTTGGGTTCCTATCTCCTTGGCAGCTTTACGTCAAAACGAACCAGCAGCTTTATTTGTAATCTTCATCACCGCAATTTGGCCAATTTTAATCAACACAGCAGTAGGTGTCACTCAAATTCCTCAAGACTACAACAACGTTGCCAAAGTACTGCAACTAAGCCGCAAAGAATACTTCACTAATATTCTGATTCCTGCCGCACTACCCTACATTTTCACTGGTTTAAGAATTGCGATTGGTTTGGCTTGGTTAGCGATTATCGCCGCAGAAATCGTCATGTCTGGTATCGTCGGTATTGGCTTCTTTATCTGGGATGCTTATCAAAACAACAACGTCAGCGAAGTAATTTTGGCACTAGTCTACATCGGCGTTGTCGGTTTAATCCTCGATAAATTGATGGCAGCATTGCAAAACTTGATTTTACCAGCAGAGCAGAAGTAG
- a CDS encoding TM0106 family RecB-like putative nuclease has protein sequence MLINAEHILQYQRCKRRPVLDINSDRSQRDEPSELLLKLQQDKTAHQQSILSQFTYHRPDYPRGNWEAGQVATLELMQRGVEYIHQGVLLAEYHHLLDTEISPDYKKYTLLSRPDLLVKQPGQSDFGDWIYQPVDIELGKRPKQEYQVIAAFHAQVLAIAQGVAPSTAWLMLRSKQRQHTVDLSRWTPQMQVILQEFIETLDLKTPPEVFISRQKCNLCLWYSQCYAIAQSQQHLSLLPGVSPIRYTQLQTLDITTLESLANTSPTTLENLIGFDTHVARKLVVQAQSVIEKRPLILPLFRSHEHLTLNSPIELYFDIEAQPDLNLDYLLGVLVVNKQTNTEEFYSFVAEKPEDEELIWQQFLELVWQYPEAPIYHFCVYEFDTVKRLAKLYRTPSASVHPVLNRFVDIYEHLTQSVALPIESYALKAIARWLGFEWRDKEASGAKCIYWYDQWLETGDRTLLEIIIRYNEDDCRATRSVKDWLVNFIEDEYRLRLA, from the coding sequence ATGCTGATTAATGCTGAACACATTTTGCAATATCAACGCTGTAAGCGCCGGCCTGTTTTAGATATTAACAGTGACAGAAGCCAGCGAGACGAGCCTAGCGAATTATTGCTCAAATTACAACAAGACAAAACTGCTCATCAACAAAGTATTTTGTCTCAGTTTACATATCATCGACCGGATTACCCAAGAGGTAACTGGGAAGCTGGGCAAGTAGCTACTTTGGAATTAATGCAGCGTGGTGTGGAATATATTCATCAAGGGGTACTGTTAGCTGAATATCACCATTTGCTAGATACAGAAATATCACCAGACTATAAAAAATATACTCTCCTGAGTCGTCCCGATTTATTGGTAAAACAACCGGGACAGTCTGACTTTGGTGATTGGATTTATCAACCAGTAGATATAGAACTGGGTAAGCGTCCTAAACAAGAATATCAAGTCATCGCTGCCTTTCATGCTCAAGTATTGGCAATAGCCCAGGGCGTTGCACCGTCAACAGCTTGGTTGATGTTGCGTAGTAAACAAAGGCAGCATACTGTGGATTTGTCGCGGTGGACACCGCAAATGCAGGTCATTTTACAAGAATTCATCGAGACTTTAGATTTAAAGACTCCACCAGAAGTATTTATCTCTCGTCAGAAGTGTAATCTTTGTCTTTGGTACAGTCAATGTTATGCGATCGCCCAATCTCAGCAGCACCTCTCACTATTACCAGGAGTTTCCCCCATCCGCTACACCCAACTCCAAACCCTCGACATCACGACGTTAGAATCTCTCGCTAATACCAGCCCCACAACTTTAGAAAATCTCATTGGTTTTGATACTCATGTTGCACGGAAGTTAGTAGTTCAAGCCCAATCAGTGATTGAAAAACGGCCTTTGATTTTACCGTTGTTTCGTTCTCATGAGCATCTTACCTTAAACTCACCGATAGAATTGTATTTTGATATTGAAGCGCAACCAGATTTAAATCTAGATTATTTGTTAGGCGTTTTAGTTGTTAATAAACAAACCAATACTGAAGAGTTTTATTCATTTGTAGCAGAAAAACCAGAAGATGAAGAATTAATTTGGCAACAATTTCTTGAGTTAGTATGGCAATATCCAGAAGCACCAATTTATCATTTTTGTGTATATGAATTTGATACAGTTAAACGTCTCGCAAAGTTGTACCGGACTCCATCCGCTTCAGTTCATCCTGTATTAAATAGATTTGTCGATATTTATGAACACCTCACTCAAAGTGTGGCTTTACCAATAGAAAGTTATGCGCTAAAAGCGATCGCTCGTTGGTTGGGTTTTGAATGGCGTGATAAAGAAGCCAGTGGTGCTAAGTGTATTTACTGGTATGATCAATGGTTGGAAACAGGCGATCGCACTTTATTAGAAATCATCATCCGCTACAACGAAGATGACTGTCGGGCTACTCGCAGCGTCAAGGATTGGTTAGTTAATTTTATCGAGGATGAGTATCGTTTGCGTCTAGCTTGA
- a CDS encoding exopolysaccharide biosynthesis protein, producing the protein MHLSFSQEIKSLLQRLAEQHLTLGDILLETSERGFSLVIALLVLPFLFPMPPGAAGPFGVACLVLSLQMVLGRRSPWLPKRIARYKFPRPFAQFLLQNLRRVTRVVEKIARPRWEKIAENPLTWRVNGFCISWLTILLISPIPLTNPIPTVGILLLAIATIESDGLLICISYVITFLITILFGFIGYALWLAPSLLPSVFK; encoded by the coding sequence ATACATTTGAGTTTTTCTCAAGAAATTAAGTCATTGCTGCAACGTTTAGCCGAACAGCATTTGACACTGGGAGATATTTTGCTAGAAACCTCAGAACGGGGTTTTAGCTTGGTAATTGCATTGTTAGTTTTGCCATTTTTGTTTCCCATGCCACCGGGGGCAGCTGGGCCTTTTGGTGTCGCTTGTTTGGTACTATCATTACAGATGGTTTTGGGTAGGCGATCGCCTTGGTTACCTAAAAGAATCGCCCGCTATAAATTTCCTCGCCCCTTTGCCCAGTTTTTACTACAAAACTTACGCCGTGTCACCAGAGTCGTCGAGAAAATAGCCCGTCCTCGATGGGAAAAAATTGCCGAAAATCCTTTAACATGGCGAGTCAATGGGTTTTGTATCTCTTGGCTGACAATACTACTCATCTCCCCCATTCCCTTAACTAACCCTATTCCTACAGTAGGAATTTTACTATTAGCGATCGCTACAATCGAATCTGATGGTTTACTAATTTGTATCAGCTATGTGATTACGTTTCTCATTACCATCTTGTTTGGATTCATTGGTTACGCCTTATGGTTAGCCCCTAGCTTGTTACCATCCGTCTTCAAATAA
- a CDS encoding type II toxin-antitoxin system HigB family toxin, with product MRIITKKRLNQASEQYPDAESSIRAWSKLVKAQDWNSFEDIKATSIFAPDRVKNFVIFDIGGNKYRLITYIDYKTKAIFIRGFLTHAEYDKDKWKNDEWFNG from the coding sequence ATGCGTATTATTACCAAAAAAAGACTCAACCAAGCTAGCGAACAGTATCCTGATGCTGAATCCAGCATACGGGCTTGGAGTAAGCTTGTAAAAGCACAAGACTGGAATAGTTTTGAAGATATTAAAGCTACTTCCATTTTTGCGCCAGATCGAGTTAAAAACTTTGTGATTTTTGATATTGGAGGTAATAAATATAGGTTAATAACCTATATTGACTATAAAACTAAAGCTATATTTATTCGTGGGTTTCTCACTCATGCAGAATACGATAAAGATAAATGGAAAAATGACGAATGGTTTAATGGCTAA
- a CDS encoding nitrate ABC transporter ATP-binding protein (This model describes the ATP binding subunits of ATP-binding cassette (ABC) transporters for nitrate transport, or for bicarbonate transport, in bacteria and archaea.), producing the protein MQNRSSSVTETTRERQTRPSTTTTTSSRSFLEIKDVTKIYPTKKGPFTVLDGVNLNVEQGEFICVIGHSGCGKSTLLNMVSGFNFPTSGQVLLEGEPITKPGPDRMVVFQNYALLPWRTAFENIYLAVNAVYPNKPEAEKRAIVREHLAMVGLADAMEKKPLQMSGGMRQRVSIARALAIRPKVLILDEPFGALDAITKEELQEELLKIWGDNRCTVLMITHDIDEALFLADKLVMMTNGPHAKIGEVLEIPFSRPRDRARIMEDPQYYKLRNYALDFLFNRFAHDDVG; encoded by the coding sequence ATGCAAAACCGTAGTTCCAGCGTCACCGAAACCACCAGAGAAAGACAAACCAGACCATCCACAACTACAACTACCAGTAGTCGGTCTTTCCTGGAAATTAAAGACGTTACTAAAATTTATCCCACCAAAAAAGGCCCCTTCACCGTCCTAGATGGCGTTAACTTAAACGTAGAACAAGGTGAATTTATCTGCGTCATCGGTCACTCTGGTTGTGGTAAATCCACACTGCTAAACATGGTATCGGGTTTTAACTTCCCTACCTCCGGGCAAGTCTTACTCGAAGGTGAACCTATCACCAAACCAGGCCCCGACCGGATGGTGGTATTTCAAAACTATGCCCTACTTCCTTGGCGCACAGCTTTTGAAAATATTTACCTCGCCGTCAACGCCGTTTACCCCAACAAACCAGAAGCCGAGAAAAGGGCAATAGTCCGCGAACATTTGGCAATGGTGGGACTAGCCGATGCAATGGAGAAAAAACCCCTGCAAATGTCCGGTGGGATGAGACAAAGGGTATCCATTGCCCGTGCTTTGGCAATTCGTCCCAAAGTCTTAATTTTAGACGAACCATTTGGGGCATTAGATGCAATTACCAAAGAAGAATTACAAGAAGAATTGTTGAAAATCTGGGGTGATAATCGCTGCACAGTGTTGATGATTACTCACGACATTGATGAGGCATTATTTTTAGCAGACAAATTGGTGATGATGACCAATGGTCCTCACGCCAAAATTGGTGAAGTATTGGAAATTCCTTTTTCTCGTCCACGCGATCGCGCTCGCATCATGGAAGATCCACAATACTATAAACTGCGTAACTATGCTCTAGATTTTCTCTTTAACCGTTTTGCTCATGATGACGTGGGTTAG
- a CDS encoding nitrate ABC transporter ATP-binding protein (This model describes the ATP binding subunits of ATP-binding cassette (ABC) transporters for nitrate transport, or for bicarbonate transport, in bacteria and archaea.), with the protein MSVFVAVDQIEKVFDLTGGGKYIALKGIDLQIKKGEFVSLIGHSGCGKSTLLNMIAGLDLPTEGIVTLEGQRITRPGPDRMVVFQNYSLLPWRTVRENIALAVNSVMKGMPEGERKAVVEKHIDMVGLRPHADKQPGMLSGGQKQRVAIARALAIRPKLLLLDEPFGALDALTRGNLQEQLMQICEENEVTAVMVTHDVDEAVLLSDRIVMLTNGPESKIGDILEVDIPRPRKRMEVVEHPSYYSLRSEMIYFLNQQKRVKKIRARKTAAVSRHGLEKVNLEIGFLPLTACAPLAVAKEKGFFVKHGLDEVNLVRETSWRGIVDGMTGGYIDAAQMPSGMPMWLTLGGHNNQPLPVVTALTMTRNGNAITLAKRFYDEGVRTLSDFKNYLLRTRDQRHIMGVVHPASMHNLLLRYWLAAGGVDPDLDVDMKTIPPAQMVADLQNKSIDGYCVGEPWNYRAAVEGAGFTIATDLEVWLGHPGKVLGVREDWAETYPNTHIALTKALLEACEYCSKPENAEEVRRIVAGKDYVSTDLEYVQLEDPNNNTCSLDHPLRDYAHHQFYSDSAINRPSRTEQIWIMSQLARWGDTPFPRNWVEVVERVCRVRVFSTAARELGLDISYTRQPIQLFDGTPFNAEDPITYLNSLPIKRDFSIAEVILDSPTRRVA; encoded by the coding sequence ATGAGCGTATTTGTTGCAGTTGATCAGATTGAAAAGGTATTCGACTTAACCGGCGGTGGTAAATATATCGCCCTGAAAGGAATCGACCTCCAGATTAAAAAAGGTGAATTTGTTTCTTTGATTGGTCACTCCGGTTGTGGTAAATCCACTTTGTTAAACATGATTGCTGGGTTGGACTTACCAACTGAAGGTATAGTGACTCTGGAAGGACAGAGAATTACCAGACCAGGGCCAGACCGGATGGTGGTTTTCCAAAATTACTCCTTGTTACCTTGGCGGACGGTGAGAGAAAATATTGCTTTGGCTGTCAACTCAGTGATGAAGGGGATGCCCGAAGGTGAACGCAAAGCTGTTGTAGAAAAACATATAGATATGGTGGGTTTGCGTCCCCATGCAGATAAACAACCAGGCATGTTATCGGGTGGACAAAAACAACGGGTAGCGATCGCCCGCGCTCTGGCAATTCGTCCTAAACTATTACTATTAGATGAACCCTTCGGTGCGTTAGATGCCCTCACCAGAGGTAATTTGCAAGAACAGTTAATGCAAATCTGCGAAGAAAATGAAGTCACAGCAGTCATGGTGACTCATGATGTCGATGAGGCAGTGCTGTTATCTGACAGAATTGTCATGTTGACCAATGGCCCGGAATCAAAAATTGGCGACATCTTAGAAGTTGATATCCCCAGACCCCGCAAACGCATGGAAGTAGTAGAACACCCCAGCTACTACAGTTTGCGGAGTGAGATGATTTACTTCCTCAACCAGCAAAAACGAGTCAAGAAAATCCGCGCCCGCAAAACAGCAGCCGTTTCTCGTCATGGTTTAGAAAAAGTCAACTTAGAAATTGGCTTCTTACCCCTCACCGCTTGCGCCCCCCTCGCTGTAGCTAAGGAAAAAGGTTTCTTTGTCAAGCATGGTTTAGATGAAGTGAACCTAGTCCGGGAGACTAGCTGGCGCGGTATCGTTGACGGCATGACTGGTGGTTATATCGACGCAGCCCAAATGCCTTCCGGGATGCCGATGTGGTTAACATTGGGCGGACATAATAACCAACCCCTACCCGTAGTTACCGCCCTCACCATGACTCGCAACGGTAACGCCATCACCCTAGCCAAACGTTTCTATGATGAAGGTGTCCGCACCTTATCTGATTTCAAAAACTACCTGCTACGTACCCGCGACCAAAGACACATCATGGGTGTAGTTCATCCCGCATCCATGCACAACTTGCTGCTGCGTTATTGGTTGGCAGCTGGTGGTGTTGATCCCGATTTGGATGTGGATATGAAGACCATTCCCCCCGCCCAAATGGTAGCCGACTTACAAAACAAGAGTATTGACGGTTACTGCGTGGGTGAACCTTGGAACTACCGCGCCGCCGTGGAAGGTGCTGGCTTTACCATTGCTACTGACTTAGAGGTTTGGTTGGGACACCCCGGTAAAGTTCTCGGTGTGCGCGAAGATTGGGCAGAAACCTATCCTAATACCCACATTGCCTTAACTAAAGCCTTACTGGAAGCTTGTGAATACTGTTCTAAACCAGAAAATGCGGAAGAAGTTAGAAGAATTGTTGCTGGAAAGGATTACGTCAGCACTGACTTAGAGTACGTCCAACTAGAAGACCCCAACAACAATACTTGTAGTTTAGACCATCCATTACGGGACTACGCTCACCACCAATTTTATTCTGATTCTGCCATCAACCGTCCCAGCCGCACAGAACAAATTTGGATTATGAGTCAGTTGGCGCGTTGGGGTGATACTCCTTTCCCCCGCAATTGGGTGGAAGTTGTGGAACGTGTTTGTCGTGTCCGCGTCTTCAGTACCGCCGCCAGAGAGTTAGGTCTAGATATTAGCTATACTCGCCAACCCATTCAACTGTTTGATGGTACTCCCTTTAACGCTGAAGACCCGATCACTTACCTCAACAGCTTACCAATTAAACGTGATTTCTCCATTGCCGAAGTCATCCTTGATTCACCCACTCGCCGAGTTGCGTAA
- a CDS encoding type II toxin-antitoxin system HigA family antitoxin codes for MQDNATNYTELLISFPPRPIKSEDDFAKTQAVVDDLLDKRELTEEEADYLNLLGMLIHEYEEQQELVPDIYGVELLKVLIDELTLKQKDLVPIFKTESIVSDVLNGKRKLTVEHIQKLADFFKVSPAVFFPINSSNRDFLEVA; via the coding sequence ATGCAAGACAACGCTACCAATTACACAGAGTTACTTATATCTTTCCCTCCGCGCCCCATAAAATCTGAAGATGATTTTGCAAAAACTCAGGCGGTTGTCGATGATTTACTTGATAAGAGAGAATTGACGGAGGAAGAAGCGGACTATCTCAATTTATTAGGAATGTTAATTCATGAATATGAAGAACAGCAAGAGTTAGTTCCAGATATTTATGGAGTAGAACTACTGAAGGTGTTAATTGATGAATTAACTCTGAAGCAAAAAGATTTAGTGCCTATTTTTAAAACTGAATCAATTGTTTCTGATGTGCTAAACGGTAAGCGTAAATTGACAGTTGAGCATATCCAAAAACTTGCTGATTTCTTTAAAGTTTCGCCTGCTGTGTTCTTTCCTATAAATTCATCAAATAGAGATTTTTTAGAAGTAGCTTAG
- a CDS encoding lipid kinase: protein MSLRALLLVNRHSRQGQTSLLQAIDYLKNYGFQLIEESTENPQHLSQIIHKYKNEVDLVIVGGGDGTLNTVVDALVETQLPLGILPLGTANDLARTLGISNSLSEACRTIAQGELRQIDLGWVNGKHFFNVASLGLSVKITRRLTKEFKRRWGILAYAVTAIQVIWESRPFSAEIRYKNQAFHVKTVQIAVGNGRYYGGGMAVVHDASIDDQRLDLYSLEIKHWWEIIPLLPAMRNGRHIHRQNVRALHGQEFAVYTRKPRPINTDGEITTYTPATFRVIPKAVSVLVPPV from the coding sequence ATGAGTCTTCGCGCCTTATTATTAGTCAATCGTCATTCTCGGCAAGGACAAACCAGTCTATTGCAAGCAATTGATTACTTGAAAAACTATGGTTTTCAGTTAATTGAAGAATCAACAGAAAATCCTCAACACCTTTCTCAAATTATCCACAAGTATAAAAATGAAGTCGATTTAGTCATAGTTGGTGGTGGTGATGGTACTCTGAATACCGTCGTTGATGCTTTAGTAGAAACTCAATTACCTTTAGGGATTTTGCCATTAGGAACTGCTAACGATTTAGCAAGAACTTTAGGTATTTCTAACTCCCTGAGCGAAGCTTGTCGAACAATTGCTCAAGGAGAATTGCGACAAATTGATTTAGGTTGGGTAAACGGTAAGCACTTTTTTAATGTTGCTAGTTTAGGACTGAGTGTAAAAATTACCCGCCGACTTACCAAAGAATTTAAACGTCGCTGGGGAATACTAGCTTATGCAGTCACAGCCATACAAGTTATCTGGGAATCACGTCCCTTTAGTGCAGAAATTCGCTATAAAAATCAAGCTTTTCATGTAAAAACTGTCCAAATTGCTGTAGGCAATGGCCGCTATTATGGTGGTGGGATGGCTGTAGTTCACGATGCCAGTATTGATGACCAAAGATTAGACCTTTACAGTTTAGAAATTAAGCATTGGTGGGAAATTATTCCTTTATTACCCGCAATGCGAAATGGGCGACATATCCATCGGCAAAATGTCCGCGCCCTACATGGCCAAGAATTTGCAGTTTATACTCGTAAACCACGCCCCATTAACACTGATGGCGAAATTACCACCTATACCCCCGCAACTTTTCGCGTCATTCCCAAAGCTGTTAGTGTTTTAGTCCCACCGGTTTGA
- a CDS encoding CmpA/NrtA family ABC transporter substrate-binding protein, producing the protein MTEFFNQISRRKFIVTAGASASAVFLKGCLGNPPETTGGTQTGTTAQPVANISPEQAPEVTTVKLGYIPIVESAPLIIAKEKGFFAKYGMTNVELSKQASWGSARDNVEIGSAGGGIDGGQWQMPMPHLITEGLITKGNQKIPMYVLAQLITHGNGIAIANKHKGKGIGLQLASAKSLFTQLKSSTPFTAAFTFPHVNQDLWIRYWLAAGGIDPDTEVKLLTVPAAQTVANMKTGTMDAFSTGDPWPFRLVNDKIGFMAALTAEIWKNHPEEYLAMRADWVDKNPKATKAILKGIMEAQQWLDNFDNRKEAAQILAGRNYFNLNDPEILADPYQGKYDMGDGRKIDDKSMAAYYWKDEKGSVSYPYKSHDLWFITENVRWGFLPKDYLANGAAKAKELINKVNREDIWKEAAKEAGIAAADIPTNTSRGVETFFDGVKFDPEKPEEYLNSLKIKKA; encoded by the coding sequence ATGACAGAATTTTTTAATCAAATTTCTCGCCGTAAATTTATTGTTACAGCAGGGGCTTCGGCAAGTGCTGTATTTCTCAAAGGTTGTTTGGGTAATCCCCCAGAAACTACTGGTGGGACACAAACTGGAACCACAGCTCAACCAGTTGCTAACATCAGCCCAGAACAAGCACCAGAAGTAACCACAGTTAAATTGGGATATATCCCCATTGTCGAATCTGCACCTTTAATTATTGCTAAAGAGAAAGGTTTTTTTGCCAAGTATGGCATGACCAATGTGGAACTTTCTAAACAAGCTTCTTGGGGTTCGGCTAGAGATAACGTGGAAATTGGTTCAGCTGGTGGGGGAATTGATGGTGGGCAATGGCAAATGCCCATGCCGCATTTAATTACAGAAGGTTTGATTACTAAAGGGAATCAAAAAATTCCCATGTATGTTTTAGCGCAGTTAATTACTCATGGTAATGGGATTGCGATCGCTAACAAACACAAAGGCAAAGGAATCGGTCTACAACTAGCCAGTGCTAAGTCTTTATTTACCCAACTCAAATCCTCCACACCCTTTACAGCCGCATTCACATTCCCCCACGTTAACCAAGATTTGTGGATTCGCTACTGGTTAGCAGCAGGCGGTATCGACCCAGATACAGAAGTCAAACTACTAACTGTACCAGCAGCGCAGACTGTCGCTAACATGAAAACCGGCACAATGGACGCTTTCAGTACAGGTGACCCCTGGCCATTCCGCCTCGTCAACGACAAAATCGGCTTCATGGCTGCATTAACCGCAGAGATATGGAAAAATCACCCCGAAGAATATTTAGCGATGAGAGCTGATTGGGTTGATAAAAATCCCAAAGCCACAAAAGCCATACTCAAGGGTATCATGGAAGCGCAGCAATGGTTAGATAACTTTGATAATCGCAAAGAAGCCGCACAAATTCTGGCTGGAAGAAATTATTTTAACCTGAATGATCCAGAGATTTTAGCAGACCCATACCAAGGTAAGTATGACATGGGTGATGGTCGCAAAATTGATGATAAATCAATGGCTGCTTACTACTGGAAAGATGAAAAAGGTAGTGTTTCTTATCCATACAAGAGCCATGATTTGTGGTTCATCACGGAGAACGTGCGTTGGGGATTCTTGCCCAAAGATTACCTTGCCAATGGTGCAGCCAAGGCTAAAGAGTTAATCAATAAAGTTAACCGTGAAGACATTTGGAAAGAAGCAGCGAAAGAAGCAGGAATTGCGGCTGCGGATATCCCCACCAACACATCTCGCGGTGTAGAAACATTCTTTGATGGCGTTAAATTCGACCCCGAAAAGCCAGAAGAGTATCTCAACAGCCTCAAAATCAAAAAGGCGTAG
- a CDS encoding aminotransferase class V-fold PLP-dependent enzyme yields MTGLYRHREQFPALANKTYFNYGGQGPMPQGAMDTITQTLAYIQQIGPFGNEAGNWITIQMQGVREAIASELNAPADTITFTDNVTVGCNIAFWGLDWQVGDHILLSDCEHPGVIATTQEISRRFGVEVTTCPLKATLNQGNPVTVITQHLRPNTRLVVLSHVFWNTGQLLPLEKIVEVCRNNNSLLLIDAAQSVGALPLNLTDLGVDFYAFTGHKWLCGPEGAGGLYIRPEVRESLNPTFIGLYGIIVDDQAQPVRWKPDGRRYEVSTLAYPLYLGLKEAIAIHQQWGTPEERYQQICHNSQYLWRRLSALPSVKCLRTTPPETGIVSCQLSQPQSHAQLVKFLDAQSILTRTIANPSCIRITVHYLTLESEIDQLVEVITRFNQ; encoded by the coding sequence ATGACTGGGTTGTATCGCCATCGTGAACAATTTCCTGCTTTAGCCAATAAGACTTATTTTAACTATGGGGGACAGGGGCCAATGCCTCAAGGGGCAATGGATACCATCACTCAAACTCTAGCTTACATCCAGCAGATAGGCCCCTTTGGCAATGAGGCTGGTAACTGGATTACAATCCAAATGCAAGGTGTGAGGGAAGCGATCGCTAGTGAACTCAACGCGCCTGCTGATACAATTACCTTTACGGATAATGTTACCGTTGGTTGTAATATCGCCTTTTGGGGTCTGGATTGGCAAGTCGGCGACCATATCCTCCTTTCGGACTGCGAACACCCCGGTGTCATTGCCACTACCCAAGAAATCAGCCGGAGATTTGGGGTAGAAGTTACTACTTGTCCTCTCAAAGCTACCTTAAATCAGGGCAACCCGGTGACAGTGATTACTCAACACCTCCGCCCCAATACTCGGTTAGTTGTCTTGAGTCATGTTTTCTGGAATACAGGACAATTGTTACCTCTAGAGAAAATTGTTGAAGTATGCAGAAACAATAACTCTTTATTATTAATTGATGCTGCCCAGTCAGTTGGGGCTTTACCTCTTAATCTAACTGATTTGGGCGTAGATTTCTATGCTTTTACTGGTCACAAATGGTTATGTGGCCCAGAAGGTGCGGGTGGTTTGTATATTCGTCCAGAAGTTAGGGAAAGCCTGAATCCCACATTTATCGGCTTGTATGGAATTATTGTTGATGACCAAGCCCAGCCTGTGCGGTGGAAACCAGACGGACGGAGGTATGAAGTCTCTACCCTAGCTTATCCATTGTACCTGGGGTTGAAAGAAGCGATCGCCATCCATCAGCAATGGGGAACACCAGAGGAACGTTACCAGCAAATTTGCCACAATAGCCAATACCTCTGGCGCAGGTTGTCAGCTTTACCCAGTGTCAAGTGTCTGCGAACTACACCACCGGAAACTGGCATAGTTTCTTGCCAACTCAGTCAACCCCAATCCCACGCCCAATTAGTAAAATTCCTCGATGCTCAAAGTATCTTAACGCGAACAATAGCCAACCCTAGTTGTATTCGGATTACGGTTCATTATTTAACGTTAGAGTCAGAAATTGACCAATTGGTTGAGGTAATAACTAGATTTAATCAATAG